The sequence below is a genomic window from Archangium lipolyticum.
CGAGCCACTCGGGCAGCTCCTCCCCCAGGTGCTTCACTTCCACCACCACGCGCCCGTCCAGGGCGAGTGGCTCGCCCAGCCGCTCCGCGCTCAGCGTCCTCTCGCCGAGCGCCAGCTCCGGCGTCACCCGGTGGAAGCCGATGTCCCGGTCCACCGTCACCCGCCAGGCCTGCGAGCACTGGTACACGTGCCGCCGGTACGTCACGGCCAGCACCGGGACGAGGTTGCCCCCCGCGATGAGCGGCAGCAGGCGCACGCCTCCCTGGAGCACGGTGCCCAGCTGCGCGCGTGGTACCCAGACCCGGCGCTTCTGCGTGACGCCGTTGCGCTCGCGCTTCACCTCCAGCACCACGCGCTCCACGCCGCCGGCCCCCACGTCCGGCGAGTACTCCTTGGTGCGCACCTTGAGGCAGTCGTTCGGGGTGCCCAGGGCACGCACGGCCAGCGGGTAGCCCGGCTTGTCGAAGTAGACGGAGGTGATGCGCGTGGGCGGCGGCAGGTAGTCGCCCAGCGAGGCGGAGAGTCTCGCGCACAGGGCCACCGCCGCTTCCCTCTCGATCACCAGCTTGAACTCCCGGCGCAACCGGGTGACTTCTCCTTCCGCGAACTGGAGCATGGTCGGTCGTCTCCGTTCCTAGAAGCGGGTGGCGAGCTGCAGCGAGTACTCGAAGCCTGGCGCCTCGTCCCCGGGACGCAGCGCGCGCTCGGCCTGGAACTGGGCCTTGAAGTGCTCCGAGTACAGGACGTTGAGGCCACCGACGAGGCCGTAGCCGCGGGCCTTCAAGGGGCCCTGGAGCTGCAACGACTCGGCGCCCACCACCGGCTGCAGCGCCCATCCCTCCAGGCCCACCGGCAGCGTGTAGCTGGCCAGCCCGAGCTGCGCGCTGAAGGTCCCCACGGCGAGCCGCCCGTTGACGTACTCGCCCGACACCTCCAGCCCGCCCAGGTGCAGCGTCGTGTCCGCGGCCACCGCGTGATGGCGGGTGCCCTGGAAGACCTGTGTGAGATAGGTGCTGGCCCCCACGGAG
It includes:
- a CDS encoding VTC domain-containing protein, which gives rise to MLQFAEGEVTRLRREFKLVIEREAAVALCARLSASLGDYLPPPTRITSVYFDKPGYPLAVRALGTPNDCLKVRTKEYSPDVGAGGVERVVLEVKRERNGVTQKRRVWVPRAQLGTVLQGGVRLLPLIAGGNLVPVLAVTYRRHVYQCSQAWRVTVDRDIGFHRVTPELALGERTLSAERLGEPLALDGRVVVEVKHLGEELPEWLAALHPGRKPAYSKFAEGMARVHDFVADGILGG